The Scleropages formosus chromosome 3, fSclFor1.1, whole genome shotgun sequence genome contains the following window.
acctagtttgttacctaccacttgctgcaccaaagttcattgttcaagtaggtgcataaaacacaagatagacaaatcctgataccctcctaccaattttttttttttttttaaatattatcagctacacaagcaagcaaatacaatgccagagtagtggttGACTAAAGGCTTtgtctggtgatgctcatgaagttacagtgcgtgaaaatttacaccgtacatgagctggagagatcttgggcgaaattaGTTGGATTTGGATTtagaaagacagcagctcttaccactacactgccagatGTCTCAAGGCACAGACTGAGTGATGGATGGTTATCATCCACCAGGTGGATGTGTCAGCTAGGGGGAAAATAGGAAGAGCTGTGTGTCAGCTGCATTACAATGACGGAAGAATCCATGCAAGACAATGAATGGGCCAAGGGAAGTGGTATAGATCGAGAAGAGTAAGGGACcaagtaccgagccctgcagaacTCTTTACAGAGACTAATGGGTAGAGAGTGAACTATACTGAACCagctggggcagctgatagtgtagctGCTatctttaaacccaaaggttgctgctttgactgttccctcctgctgtaatacccttgagcaaggtctttaccctaaattgctccagttaataAAGGttacccatctgtgtaaataattgtaaaccttttttggagaaaagtttagTTCTGGACTGAGTTTGGGTTCAGAGGAAATTTCTTTAACAGCGGTGAGAGGTAGGtcatttcaaatgcaaatgagagtgatgaatttaagagaaaaaataagTTCCAGAGAAACTGTAAAAGAGAAGCATAAAAGGAGATAGAACGGCAGCTGGGTGTAAGAGCAGGAGGTCAAAGATGATGGTGTCAGAGAGGGGGTACAAAGCAGGGGACAACCCCTTTTTGGGAGTCCTGGCATAGGTGGAATTGGTTGATGTGGAGAACTTGGTAGTGGTGATGGAATCAGTTTTGTTTCTGCCAGCTGGATGAGGTTTTTGATTACAATAAGGAATGGAGAGATCCTGTTACTTTTTGTCAAGTCATTGTCCTGTCAAACTGTCCACCCCTAGAGGTGacttgctgacacttttcctgcCCTATGAGGTTCATACACATTGGCGACTGTTACCCCCTCCCCTAGGAACCCAGATCAGctgcttccctccctccagttTCTCGATACGTCAGGCCGCCTATGTGGACTCCTTCTGCTGGGCGGCCGTGCAGCACAACCGCATGTCCACTGAGGAGACCCGTCACCTGCCCCTCTGGTTGCATAAGGTGAGACACATCCATCATGTTGTGTAACGTAGCACTCCAGGGTGTGAAACAACTGCAAAGAGTGCTGCACAGCACTGCGGGGTCTGAATCTACACAACACTGTAGCACTCTTTACTCATTCTTCCCGACTGACACTGCCAGGCTGAAACTGCAGGGCCTCAAGACGGACAGTTGCATTGGGGGTTAAGATGCTGAGGCAAAAAGTGCCAGAGGATTTGAAGGTCAAGAAGAGCGTGAGGGTGGGGCTTTGGGAAGTGTGGGAGGGGCTTTGAGATGTCTGGGATGGGCATTGAGAAATGTGGGAGGGACTTTGAGATATGTAGGATGGGCTTTGCAAAATGTGGGAGGGGCtttgagaattgtggagcacaGTGGAGTTGTCCACTTTACATTTCCAGATAATTCATGAGCTAACGTAATATGAGCATGGTAATAAATGACTTGTGTCATGGACTTTCTGTTCTTGTATGACCGAGAatgcatgtgattttttttttttttttttttaaatccttgaaCTCATACACAAAAAAGATGGGAAGTTTTCTCATGATTTTGAGCTGATGAATAATTTCAAGCTGCTTCTGTCAAAGaacaaaaggaaatataaaataagcCCCAAAACTTTTGtgttaacctttatttatttatatttgaattgttcttttagtttttaaattaaattctatTCTTGCTGCAGGTGCAACATTTTCTCCTGCATGAAAGCTTGATAAATGTGACTCTGAATCTGAATGCATTGTTTGGCCTGACGGTCGAGACAGCAGAATGGCCTGAACTGTTCGCTGTCATCCGCATTTTTATCTGATGACCTTCCAGTAGAACTCACTGAACCAGAAGAACTAGGCCACCAGGACTAGTGCCACCGAGGGGGGAGGAAGGAGGTATTGGCTCCTTCTGTGGATAGTTCACCCCTAGCTAGAAAAATAGATGTTTGATCAGTGTTCCAGGTGGGCTGAGGAATAGCTCATCATTGTTTCCGCTGCTCCATTCCGTCAGTCATTACAGagagcaaatacatagataatctaAGCAGATGGTGCCAAAGTCATTTATAGAGGcgccaggagatcaggagagatgtTGGCTatgaaagagatggatttgagTCCCTTCTTGAGGGATTCAACAGGTTTTAGGGAAAGAAGGAGTTTATTTCACTTCATAAGGGTCAACACTGAGAGCTTAAAgatttgattttggacccttgtgagTGGAACCGCAAGTGGCCTGAGGAGGAGGGGCACAGCGCTCTTGCCAGGTGGAGCAAGTGAACAGATCCTCtaggtattggggagcagaCCCTCTGACTGTCTTGTAGACTGTAACCTGAATGTTGAACTCACTCTGTCTGTTTCTCTCCTCCAGTACTTCCCTTACATGCTCCTCCTGGTAGCCCTCTTCATGTACTTGCCATCCGTCATCTGGCGTTTCACAGGCACACCACACCTCTTCGCTGACCTTAACTTCATGTTGGAAGAGCTGGACCGCACCTACAACCGTGCTATCAAAAGAGCAGAGGCCTTGGTATCTGGCAAGGAGCCTGGCGACAACCAAGGGTACAGTGGatgcacatacacaaacactttGACATTCCTTACATCAGTCTTACATTTAGTCATGATGTCCATGAGATTCACAGTGGCCAGGCGTGTCAGCTGGTTCACTGAAAGAAAGCTGTAAAGTGATTGTGAAGTTAAAGTAGGTACAGTATGAAGTGAATCTGGAGTGTTTGAAAAGTGTGCTTTGTTTGgctaaatgtacattttaagcAAGAAGGATGCTTCATCGGTGTTGACAGAATGAAAGCAGGAATAAGGTCACCTCAGTGATGATGGGTCTTAACACAGATGTTCTCCTGGCTTTGCAGGTCCTCAGACAGGTGCTTTAAGTACCCGCTGGTTGGTCAGTACCTCAAAACCAAGAGGTCTTCTAGGAACCTGGTAGTCAAATACCTGTTCTGCCGTGCTTTGACACTTGTGACCCTGGTGATGGCCTGCTTCTATCTGGGCTACTACATTAGCCTGGCATCCACCACTGACGAATTCACCTGTGACATCCGCACAGGTCGCCTGCGCAACAGCAGCAATGTACCAAGTGCCTTCCAGTGCAAGCTGGTTGCTGTGGGCATCTTCTGGCTGCTCAGCTCCATCAACCTGCTGGTGTACATCCTTCTGGCACCCCTAGTGGTGTATGCTGCCATTGCACCTCTGCGCCAGGGTGCCGCCTTCCTGCGGCCGTACGAGGCGCTGCCTGATTTTGGGGAGCTGGACCTGACCCCACCCTTCTGCAACGACCTGGGCATATACCTCTGCTTCTTGGAGGAGAACCTGAGTGAACTGAAGTCGCACCGCTGCCTGCTGGTCCTGGCTCggctgcaggaggaggcagGTGACTCGACACTGGATATCGAGTGCCTCCTACGCACCTTGGGCCAAGTGAAAACAGATGGGCTGGACAGCAGCTCTTTGACCACACTCAAGGCCAAGGATGATTGTACCCCGCAGCTGAACGGTAAGACACATTCAGCAATGTTAACCCTATCCATTACCTTAGCTAGTGCCTCTGAACAGTGTTTATGGGTACTTTTAGTGGCAGGCACAGAGCTTAAAATCCAGACACGATCATCAAGTCCAGAACTGAACTGATCTTCTCGTACTTATTACCACGGCAACAGCTCAGACATTTAGCAGAGTTACACTTATTGTGCTACTTGTACTTAAGTACATTTCTGTATAAGCTGTACTTTTCAGAGTAACTTCTCCAACCAgattatagaaataaattgtgtgtgtttgaatgttttcctcAGATGTTCCCTCTGTGTTGGATGATGCGCTGTTGAAAGACTCAAAGCAAAGTAATAAGAAGAATGAGAAGATGGCACGTTAGAGCGTCATGTGTTGGCCTTGAACAGGAGATGGATCTTGTGACAAAGCATATAATGCTGGATCTACAGCCTAATGGCATGGCTTTATGGAATGAAAATTCTGCCTTTAAGAAAATCAAGCCTTACGAGTATTACATCACACTCATACTTTTAATAATTGAAATTTCATTGATATTTGAAATATGCAGTTGTTTTGTAAATGCCAAGCTCTCCTTCTCTTAAGTcctttaaatttcacttttgaaaTAGTACAGCTGACTACCTCTACTCAGTAGGATGCTCTGATAACGCAAACACTGGATTTTATGAACCTGAAAAAGTTTAAGTGCCGAATGTGAATTTTCCATgtgtctctttttaaaaattagccagTGGAAGGTCCCTTTATTACCAGCCCTTTAAATGCTCAGTAATAATTACTGATTGTCAGTTTGTTTGAAACTAGTCTCTCTAGAGGTGGTTTCTTTCTCAAAGAATGACCTTGACAGAaagggtcagcaggtggcatagtgattattGCTGACACTATGGAACCTGGATAACTTTACTGTGTAATCACTGtgaagttgattatctaacatggtaagtgaccttggattaatggttaataataaataaaggtttTGTTAATAGGATGCTTTCTGACACTAAAGGATTTTTTAGTGTGAACAAGAACTCAGAATGTGGCCTTCCTATTAGTGATAATGACTTAATTGGATAGCTTTGTAGATACgcattttatttgtgtataaTGTAAGTGCCAGCtaaccatatttttattttgccatttcaaCAAGTATTGTGTTTTTAAGTCGATGGTACCCATTCCGCTATTTAAAACTGTGGAGCATGAAatgctgtgaaatattaattcatGTTTGGATggctttgtatttattatgttttatttgtaactTGATACTGCTCTGactcatgaatatttattaacaTTAGAGCTACAAAAGCCATACAGAGCTGTTACAGGAGCCTAGGGGGCAGGTCTAAAGGCTTAAGGGGCGTGACTGCTGCATGTTTATAGGATAGTTCACAagccacagaaaacacagatttGCCTCAGCTGTAGGATCTGCAGACctgtttaaaatgttgaatATGTTTGATTATTTGATTATTctttaagcaaataaatatctGTGATCTCATTGTGATGTGTTTCttgctttcatgttttttatggTTTAAGGCGCTAAGTCTTGACCGTGTGACGGTTTCTCACCTGttacacaaagcacacacatgACATGTCATCGATCCTGTAGCGGTGAGGACATCAGTGAGGTGAGCGGTGAAAGCAGCAGTATGTTAACCCTCACCTGCACATCTTGTTTTAACTCTTACTGGAACtaatttaaatgagaaactACTCATAGTTTCCATTCATATCACCAGCTACACAAATAAGGATGTATAGAGATACCTCTGAAAGTCACACCAAGTCATAATTTGTCCCCTAAAACGGAATTGCATGCAGAAAACAACTGAATTACTAAAAGCAACACAACATTTAGATATTATTCAGTTCAAAACCTTATTTTTGAGGAAAGTGCAGTTGTTACTGGATTTTTATGAGCACTATAattaggacacacacacacatcatctgaaccgcttgtcccatacggggttgcggggagccagagccttacccagcaacacagggtgtaaggctggaggggacacacccaggacgggacgccagtccataacaaggcaccccaagcaggacttgaaccccagacccaccggagaacaggacccagtccaacccaccacgccactgcacccccttgtaaTTAGAACagaattctgtaaaaataaagtgaatatgAATCAACATGAGAGGGCACAGTGGTACCACGGGTTTGACCAGGTGCCGCTGTGtcgctggtctggggttcaagtcccacttagggtgctttgcggctacctggcgtcctgtccagggtgggtcccctcccactccggccttgcgccctccgttgccaggttaggctcaggtgTGCCccaaccccactcgggataagcggcttcagactgtgtctgTGAATCAAAATGACTATAATAAACCATTGTTATCATGACTTGCTCCTTTTTAAGAAGCTTTAGCATTATTTTTAGAGCCAATTGGCCTACTTTGTCATTTACAAGTAGCTTTAAATGCCCCAATTAATCATTAACTGATTACAGTGATATTAAGGTTACTGGAGTAGCAGGTACTGCTGgtttctcacagcacctgcagtGTTTGAGTGCAGGCTGGAATCCTGCTCAGtatgtgtagagtttgcatgttcctcccatgtttgcatgggtttcctcacacagttcagatatgtgtttcagtggCACTGATAACTCTAAGTTGCCTGTAGTGTATAACTAAGTATataagtgaatgtgtgtgtggctaccatgTAATGGACTGCTGTTGGGTAGGAGTACCCTTGGtagtctctgggataggctctagaccaccacgACGCTGACTTAGACAATACACtagaattaaaacaaaacactcaCTCTGTTTCTTTTAATTGGACTTTTCCAAAATCTTTCTATCTAAAATTATCATATTCATCAAAAAATGACACAGATAAGCCCatagaaatgtaaattactgcatttacagtgatttgtaGAGCTTTCATATGTGTAATTGTCTAATATTGCTGTATCTGATATACATTACGCCTGCTAAACTTTCAATGACTGCGtccataaaaatacagtagGTACTGTACAATTGACACGAAACTGCAGTCTTTAGGAGTCTAAAAGAAGATTCTAATTCTAATAGTTCCACCATGTCTTATCAGAGCTGGAGAACCCAGAACTGAGCGCTCGTGACCTGTTGGGATGTTCACTCACATGAAAAGACTTGAAACCCATTGGCGAGGGCTTTAGTTTTGCACAAGAGCTCATCTCCCCTCGCACTTCAATCATGTGGGCTTGAATGCTCCTGCAAGTcttaataattgtaggttgtAGTGCAGCCTTGATTCAAGGTTCATTTAAACCTAAGGCTGATAAGATCAGGTTCTTCTCTTCACAGTTCTTCATCTTCATTACTGGTGCTGTAAGAGGGTTTGGCAGCTGGGACTGAACCATTAAAGGAGCTCAGGAACTGTTGATGTGTAAAAAAGGGGAAAGTGTATATTTTATCAGAGTTATGCAGTCAATCTACACTTTGACTGGTAAGTTAAAGTGAAGTGCATAGTAGTCAGCCTGAGACACACAAGCACTAAACTGGAGGGTAAATGCTCACAGCTCATTAATTATCGTGACAAGTGACATCAGTCTGATAGTCAACGACCCCTGCAGTTCTCCATGTGTTGAGTCTGACAGCCCAGAGCTGATGGACAACTGCCCTCACCTGGTTATCTAGCCAAGGGTAGACACCAGCAGTCCAAGGAAGAAGATCAGGGTCACCATGAAGCTGGGTAAAGCAGCTAAGAACACATCAAGAGAAAGCTTCTTTATCTCATTGGTTTtagatcatcatcatcttcttgaACTGTCATATTAGAAATGAAGAAGCTATAAGCCACAATAGTAAACAATGTCCTGTTGGGAGACATTCAAGCATACAGAAATCTGATCCAGTTCTCACCTTGCTCCTCACCTGCACTGCTCCTGATGGTGAATGTGGTCTCCATGCCAGCCAGAATGTGGTCAGCCACATGACAGTGCATCAGCCAGTTCCCGGGGTTCCTTGCCACCATTGAGACCGTCTGGAAGGTTCCTGGGAACAGCTCGAAGACATCACTGCGGTGAGTCCAGTTGGTCTGTGGTCATAACCAAGATTAGTCAGAACAAGGGCCTGCACCCATCCTCAATCCAGGGAGTCCCAGTGCATTTGGGACCCGACATTTCTAGTTTACTGGGTATTCCATCAgaggaaaacaatacaaaaacttGCATCCCCACTATAGTTGACCATGATGTCCATATTTCACATGTTTGTTTCTTGAAATTACCAATTAGATTATAGTTAACTCTGGCTGCAAAAATGGGTACAGTAGGTTTAAGCAAATAACTCtataaaagaagaaagaacTGAATGAGGCCACAGATGGCAACCTTGTAGGTGAATGTCTCTCCATGGAAGTGGACTGTGTGCATGTCCACCTCGCTGCCCATTCCCAGGAGGTACCAGTCCACCCGGTCACCCTCCATTAAGATCAGACCATTCAGGTTACCATACAGCTTCCCGTTGATGGCTGCAGGAAGACAGACGTGAGGTCTAAAAAAAGACATGGAAGAAACCTATacaaacatggagagaagatGCCACCTCCTCTGATAGTCAAACCATCCTCCCAAAAACACTACCTGTTGCACCACAAATCTGCCCCCTTTCTTCATACTTCAGACCCACCGTGCATTTTGTTGCTCTCCTCAAACTCTGGGGTCATGGAGAAAGTGCCCGGGTCCTTCCCAAGGTAACTCTTGATGTTGTCCCCCAGATACCATGACAAGTTCTCATTGAACACCATGAAGAGCAAGGCAAATTCTCTGTCTACATCCTTCCTGCACCTGCTCTGACTCAGTGTGCCTTTTCTGCAGATCACCAAGGGACCAATGAGTCCACTGACAGTGTCCTACAACAGAACCACAGACAGAACCAGCAAGGGCCACATGAGTCCGCTGACAATAGGCTGAGGACCACGTTTGAGATCTCCTGCAGCAAACAACAGCAAATATTGAAAACTACGATGTTGGCTCTTTTTTCACAACCAACCTTGACAAAGTCGATGGAAGAATGATATGCAAAAGAGATGCagtttggatctgaaggtccaGGGCCAGAGCTTTCTGGAATATTCCACCGATACTCTTTTACGTCACCTTTCAAAAACAGACaagaaataagagaaaaaaaaaggctttactAACAAAAACTTTGGTAACTGTGGAAATAAACAGTGAGATTGAATCCTAGCACCCATTATCTAATCAAGCAGAAGACCACTTGTGTGAAGATCATGATGGCAAACAGCTGCTAAGTGCCAAAAATTCATTCTCACCTGGCTCCACAGCATCTGGGTGCTGACTCATTTTCACTCCATGGCCATACATGGAGTATGCACGGCTGGCATTATTTCTGAAGGTGATCAGAATTTGCTCTCCCACCTCTGCCTTGATGATAGGACCTACAGAGGGAACATGTGTGAGACTCCACATGGTCTTCAGAGAAGTTCTTAAAGGCCAAAGGGAAGAAGTCACAGAAAAGGGGAGCTTGGATCCACAAATAAAGTGTCTTGTGAGTGATAAATATGGCTCGTATCATCACAAGAGATCAGTGATGGTTGTCAGGATTTATTACCATGATACCTGGCATCTTGGTATCAGGCTAAGAAAAAACATAGTTGCTGTGAAAAATAAGCAACTGGGAAGGTGTTACCCATGATCTCCAGGTGCTCTTCAGTAGATGACCTGATCTTTCTTTCCAGGAAGGAGGAGTTTGTGTACTCCCTGAAGACTACTTTCTTGTACTTGGGCCCAATGCGATTCTCTCCATTTCCCACAAATATGCTCCCAGGACTGAAAGGAAACACGGGCCGGTAAAAGCCAGCAGGGCCCTCAAGTGAATGTTCTTAATGCAAACATTATTTCCCACTTAGCACTTTAATCACAACAGTAAATGCTGACGTATTAAGGAAATGAATGGAGATTTCTGAAAATGGCAGTAATGTGAGACATGATGTGTACCCAGCTGTAGCAACTGTGCCTGTACCTCTGTAGCTGATATTGAGGGGGCAGATGAATACTGTACTATTATGGACACCTGTTGCTCACCTAGTTTCCTTGGTGGCATTGTGCTTCTCCAGCTCCCATGTCCTGTCTGGGGCATAGTTCCACTCCAGCTCCTCTGCTGCTATGAAGTAGTGCAACACAAGTGGTGTTGTGGTGGGCTCAGCATGTGGCCTAGTGCACCTCTGCACTGTGTACTGATGCCTCATGCCAGCCTCATAGTGATCTGTTGTCATGCAGCTGATTTCAAACCTACCTGCAGAGGATGGGGTACAAGGACAGAGGTGAGATACACCTATGGTTGGCCCAGTCTGCCTGATATGGAGTCATGTGATCGCCAGGAGCCAATCTCGGAGTCCTCTGGACACAGGCAATTGATTTTGATGTTATGAGAAAGTATAGTGGTGTTTGCGAAATGAGAACCAAGAAGTGTTTGGACTTAGAAGCTTGTAGGGGTTCTCATCAAGGCACTGAAGGTAGTTACCAATGGAATCTGGCGCCATGGAAACAGTCACTGTGG
Protein-coding sequences here:
- the LOC108923766 gene encoding pannexin-1-like — translated: MAIAHVATEYVFSDFLLKEPSDKGGSRGVRVERSVDKVTTFISVGLPLLLISLAFAQEVSVGTQISCFPPSSFSIRQAAYVDSFCWAAVQHNRMSTEETRHLPLWLHKYFPYMLLLVALFMYLPSVIWRFTGTPHLFADLNFMLEELDRTYNRAIKRAEALVSGKEPGDNQGSSDRCFKYPLVGQYLKTKRSSRNLVVKYLFCRALTLVTLVMACFYLGYYISLASTTDEFTCDIRTGRLRNSSNVPSAFQCKLVAVGIFWLLSSINLLVYILLAPLVVYAAIAPLRQGAAFLRPYEALPDFGELDLTPPFCNDLGIYLCFLEENLSELKSHRCLLVLARLQEEAGDSTLDIECLLRTLGQVKTDGLDSSSLTTLKAKDDCTPQLNDVPSVLDDALLKDSKQSNKKNEKMAR